The DNA sequence TCAGCTGTCTCACGCCGGCCGACGGCGTCGCCGATCACGACCACGGATTGCAGGACCTCAGTCAACGTCTGCGGATCGACGGTGAGCACGTCGGCACGGCAGGCCAGGTACTCCAGTGCGTCGTGCACCGTGGACACGTCGACGGCACACACCGCGCACAGATCCTGGGTGAGCACGAGGTCCACGTCCAGCCCGGCCAGCGCCGCCCGATCGAGGTGGTACAGGTCCTCACCCGCGGCCATCCGCTCGTTGACCACCCGGTCGATGCCGGCGGGCGGCAACCCTTCGGGCAGCGCGCTGGTGGACACGATGCGCTTGGTGCGTGCCTGCGGGGGATGGTCGCACTCGAAGGTCACGCCCACGACGTCGTCGCCGGCTCCGAGCGCGAACAGGATCTCCGTCGCCGAGGGCAGCAAGGACACGATCCGCATGATGTCCACGGTAGCCGCGGATGGCCGGGGCACCCGCACCTCGGGCATCCTCAAGCCAACCTCAAATGGGGTTTACCGCATCTGCGCTGCGCTGTAGCGTCCCCCGAATCAAGGGGATCAGCTGCCATGTTCCCGGTATCGAGGAGGCGGGCGTGACCCACACCCGACAGGTACGACATCTACCAGCCGTCATCTTGACGGCCTTCTGTGCTCTGCTGCTGGTCGTCACATACGTCACGCCCAGCCAGGCAGCGCCACGAGAGATCGACAAGCAGCCGACGGCTACCGGCTACGGCGGCGCGGTAGCGGCGCTTGACCCGTATGGTGCCGAGGCCGGCCTGGACATCCTGCGCCGCGGCGGCAATGCCGTCGATGCCGCGGTGGCGGCGTCGGCCGCGTTGGGAGTCACCCGTCCGTACGACGGCAGTATCGGCGGCGGCGGTTTCATGGTGATCTACTCGGCCGAGACCGGCGAGGTCACCACCATCGACTCACGCGAGACCGCGCCCGCGGCCGTCGAACCGGACGTCTTCATCGATCCGGAGACCGGCAACCCCATCCCGTTCCAGGAACGACGAGTGTCCGGCCTGTCGGTGGGTGTCCCCGGCCTCGTGCGCGGTTGGGAGCGGGCGCTCTCCGACTACGGCACGATGCCCCTCCATCGTGTGTTGCAGCCCGCCATCGGCATCGCTCAGCGCGGATTCGTCGTCGACGACGAGCACCAGCGTCGTACTGAGAACAACCTTGCCGTCTTCCGCGACTTCACCTCCAGCAGTGACACGTTCCTCGTCGACGGCGAGGCGCCGCAGGCCGGGACCGTCATCCGCAACCGCGATCTGGCCAAGACGTACCGGCTCATCGGCCGACACGGCTCGGCGGCGTTCTACGAGGGCGAGATCGCCGAAGCCATCGCCGGCGCGGTCACCAACCCGCCTGTGACGCCAGGCTCGGACCGCAACGTCCGCGCAGGTGAGATGACCACCGATGACCTCGCCGCCTATGAGGCCCTCGAGCACGAACCGACGGTCGTGAACTACCGCGGTCACCAGGTGTTCGGCATGGGCCCGCCGTCCAGCGGTGGATCCACGGTGGGCGAGGCGCTGAACATCCTGGAGGGCTTCGACCTGGGTGAGATGGAGCACGCGGACGCGTTGCACCATCTGATCGAGAGTTCGGCCCTGGCCTTCGCGGACCGCAACGCCTACCTCGGCGACGCCGCGTACGTCGACGTGCCGCTGCAGGGACTGCTGTCGAAGGAGTTCGCCGCTGAACGGCGGGCCCTCGTCGGCGACGTCGCGGCTCCGAAGCCGGTGGCCGCCGGCGACCCGTGGCCCTACGACGACGGCGACGGCGGCACCGCGGGCGATCCGGCCACCACCTCGGAGGATGGCTCGACGACCCACCTCACCGTCGCCGACAAGCACGGCAATGTCGTGAGCTACACGTTCACCATCGAGCAGATCGGTGGCAGCGGTATCACCGTTCCCGGCTACGGGTTCCTGCTGAACAACGAGCTCACGGACTTCGAACCGGATCCGGATCACCCGGCCAACGCACCCGCGCCGGGCAAGCGGCCGCGAAGCAGCATGAGCCCGACGATCGTGCTCGGCCCCGACGGCGAGCCGACCGCCGCTTTCGGTTCCCCGGGTGGCGCCCGGATCATCACGGCCGCCCTGCAGGTCGCGGTGAACCAGCTGGACCTGGGCATGAGTCTGCCGGAGGCGATCGCCGCACCGAGGCTGTCCAACCTCAACGGCGCGAGCACCGGCACCGAGCCGGAACTGCTGAATGGACCTGAGGGCGCGGCACTCAGAGCGCGCGGGCACCAGCTGAGCCAGCTCGGAACCATCGGCAACGTGACCGGCGTGGCGTTCCTGCCTGACGGACGTATGCAAGCGGCCGCCGAACCGGAACGCCTCGGCGGCGGGGCCGCCGTCGTGCTCCACCCGTCCGACTAGGCACGGCTTTACCCACGCGGACCTATCGGTGATCGTGAGCGGATTCCAGCTGTCAACCACAGCGAAAATCCGCTCACGATCACCGGTGGTGGCTTCAGCGGTGGACGGCGAAGCCGCCCTGGTGGGCCTCGCTGACGACGCGTGTCTCCACCAGCTCCGGCCGCGACTTGGGTGGGCCGAAGATCGCCTGGAGGCTGACCGCGCTCACCAGATCCAGCGGGCCGGAGACAGCTGCTTCGACGACGTCCGGTTCGGTGCTGTTGCGGATCCAGCCGTTCAGGCCCAGCGGCCCGGCCAGGTTGGCGAACCACTGCCGGTAACCCACGGCCTGCACCTGCCCAGTGATACGTATGCGAACCGCCAGCACGTCGGGCTGCGGCGCGGTAGCCAGCGCGTACTGGCCGGCATAGAAGCCCACCAGGGCCTTGGACACGTTCCTGGGTGGCCCCAGCGCCGGGAAATGGTGCGAGCTCGTGGCCGGCAGGGAGTTC is a window from the Phytoactinopolyspora mesophila genome containing:
- the ggt gene encoding gamma-glutamyltransferase gives rise to the protein MTHTRQVRHLPAVILTAFCALLLVVTYVTPSQAAPREIDKQPTATGYGGAVAALDPYGAEAGLDILRRGGNAVDAAVAASAALGVTRPYDGSIGGGGFMVIYSAETGEVTTIDSRETAPAAVEPDVFIDPETGNPIPFQERRVSGLSVGVPGLVRGWERALSDYGTMPLHRVLQPAIGIAQRGFVVDDEHQRRTENNLAVFRDFTSSSDTFLVDGEAPQAGTVIRNRDLAKTYRLIGRHGSAAFYEGEIAEAIAGAVTNPPVTPGSDRNVRAGEMTTDDLAAYEALEHEPTVVNYRGHQVFGMGPPSSGGSTVGEALNILEGFDLGEMEHADALHHLIESSALAFADRNAYLGDAAYVDVPLQGLLSKEFAAERRALVGDVAAPKPVAAGDPWPYDDGDGGTAGDPATTSEDGSTTHLTVADKHGNVVSYTFTIEQIGGSGITVPGYGFLLNNELTDFEPDPDHPANAPAPGKRPRSSMSPTIVLGPDGEPTAAFGSPGGARIITAALQVAVNQLDLGMSLPEAIAAPRLSNLNGASTGTEPELLNGPEGAALRARGHQLSQLGTIGNVTGVAFLPDGRMQAAAEPERLGGGAAVVLHPSD